One Pseudobutyrivibrio xylanivorans genomic window, CTCTCTCCATTGTCTTGATAACGAGCTCAAACTTAGGGCGAAGGATCTTAGCGTGTCTTTCCATATGCTTTTCAACAGATTCAACATCTGCAAAATATCTTGCATGGCGAAGCATATTAATCTTGTCAAAGCCGATTGTCTGAACTGTAAGTGTCTTCTTAAGCTCCTCGCGGTTGTTGTGATTGCAAGCGATAGCAGCGATTCCACCACCTGCGAAAGTAATCTTTGATGTAGAAGCAAACTCAAATACTAAGTCTGGATTGTCTGCCTCTTCACACTCGTGAAGAATATTTAAAATCTTCTTCTTTTCCTTGTATAGATGGTGTACCGCATATGCATTATCCCAGAATACTCTGAAGTCCTTAGCTGCTGGCTTAAGGTTTGCCATACGGCGAACAACCTCATCAGAATATACAATACCCTGTGGATTAGAATACTTAGGTACACACCAGATACCCTTGATGCTGTCATCAGCAGCTACAAGGCCTTCTACAACATCCATATCTGGGCCGTCCTCATTCATAGGGACATTTATCATATCAAAACCAAAGTGCTGTGTAATAGCGAAATGTCTGTCATAACCTGGAACTGGGCAAAGCCATCTAACTCGCTCAAGCTTGCACCAAGGTGTGCATCCACCGAAACCAAACATATAACCACGAGCAACTGCATCAAACATAAGATTAAGCGATGAGTTTCCTCCAACGATAACCTGTTCTGGCTGGCAATCCATAATCTCTGCCATAAGATGCTGAGCTTCAACGATGCCCTCAAGCTGTCCGTAATTTCTAGTCTCTACTCCGTTCATGCACTTCATAAGTGACTTTCCATCGAGAATATCAAAAAGAGGCATAGAAAGATTAAGCTGCTCAACTGATGGCTTACCTCTGCTCATATCAAGCTTAAGCCCTCTTCGCTGCCAATCTTTATACTGGCTAAACAGCTGCTCCTTCTCTGCTTCTAGTTCCTGTAATGACATTTCGCTGTACTTTTTCATTGCATGGTCCTTCCTTTGTTACTTAATTTATTTATCATTTCGTACCTTATCAAGATACTCATTGATTGTCTGTTCATATCCCAGATTTCCCGGGCGATAGAAATCACCGATTTCCAAACCTTCAGGTAAGTATCGTTGGTGTGAAAAATGATTTGGAAAATCGTGTGCATATTCGTAGCCAATGCCGTGTCCAAGCTTGCCCGCTGATTTGTAGTGGGCATCCTGGAGGTGAGTAGGTATTGGTCGCGTGGTATTGTTTCTCACCTCAGCCAAAGCC contains:
- a CDS encoding aminotransferase, encoding MKKYSEMSLQELEAEKEQLFSQYKDWQRRGLKLDMSRGKPSVEQLNLSMPLFDILDGKSLMKCMNGVETRNYGQLEGIVEAQHLMAEIMDCQPEQVIVGGNSSLNLMFDAVARGYMFGFGGCTPWCKLERVRWLCPVPGYDRHFAITQHFGFDMINVPMNEDGPDMDVVEGLVAADDSIKGIWCVPKYSNPQGIVYSDEVVRRMANLKPAAKDFRVFWDNAYAVHHLYKEKKKILNILHECEEADNPDLVFEFASTSKITFAGGGIAAIACNHNNREELKKTLTVQTIGFDKINMLRHARYFADVESVEKHMERHAKILRPKFELVIKTMERDLTEPECGRWISPKGGYFITFEAPKGTATRIVDLAKEAGVVLTPAGAPFPYHMDPNDSIIRFAPSLPPIEELEQAADVFTVCARIAYLEKLINMKAI